In the Ilumatobacteraceae bacterium genome, one interval contains:
- a CDS encoding MBL fold metallo-hydrolase, which produces MIVDWADAELRLTEHVSVLVGTDNGKYPSGNSLVVRGDGEAVIIDPSVDVVARGGAPVSVDAVINSHSHEDHMPGNGFFTDAKVHIHDDDLPGARSLDGLMDVYGLTGTPRDEFSREVIEEFNYRPRPDAEGFVDGHVWDLGRTQVEAVHLPGHTRGHSGFRISGGVFFLSDIDLTGFGPYYGDVWSDLEQFEASLDQVRDEEADHYVTFHHKGVIEGRERFVELLDTFRAVIPRRHAAMLEFLTEPRSLDDMVAHRFIYRPHVQHVFADSVEHRCAVMHVQRMLVRGEATEIEPGLFRAT; this is translated from the coding sequence ATGATCGTCGACTGGGCGGATGCCGAACTACGGCTGACCGAGCACGTGAGCGTGCTCGTCGGCACCGACAACGGCAAGTACCCGTCGGGCAACTCGCTGGTCGTGCGCGGCGACGGTGAGGCCGTCATCATCGACCCGTCGGTCGACGTGGTGGCGCGGGGCGGAGCACCCGTGAGCGTCGATGCCGTCATCAACTCGCACAGCCACGAAGACCACATGCCCGGCAACGGGTTCTTCACCGACGCGAAGGTGCACATCCACGACGACGACCTGCCCGGCGCCCGCAGCCTCGACGGCCTGATGGACGTCTACGGCCTCACCGGCACACCGCGCGACGAGTTCTCACGCGAGGTCATCGAGGAGTTCAACTACCGGCCACGTCCCGACGCCGAAGGTTTCGTCGACGGGCACGTCTGGGACCTCGGCCGCACCCAGGTCGAAGCGGTGCACCTCCCTGGGCACACCCGGGGCCACAGCGGCTTCCGGATCTCCGGCGGCGTGTTCTTCCTGAGCGACATCGACCTCACCGGGTTCGGCCCCTACTACGGCGACGTGTGGAGCGACCTCGAACAGTTCGAAGCGTCGCTCGACCAGGTCCGCGACGAAGAAGCCGATCACTACGTCACGTTCCACCACAAGGGCGTGATCGAGGGTCGGGAGCGGTTTGTCGAACTGCTCGACACGTTCCGCGCCGTGATCCCCCGCCGACACGCGGCCATGCTCGAGTTCCTCACCGAGCCACGGTCGCTCGACGACATGGTCGCGCACCGGTTCATCTACCGGCCGCACGTGCAGCACGTGTTCGCCGACAGCGTCGAACACCGCTGCGCCGTGATGCACGTGCAGCGCATGCTCGTGCGCGGCGAAGCGACCGAGATCGAACCCGGGCTGTTCCGCGCGACCTGA
- a CDS encoding prepilin peptidase has translation MIPVLAASIPWALAEAWWVEFGVTAVLLIAAGAALVDSSTHRIPDRIVLWSLVPTAIVIAAPAIGGDGPTAVPGVVFGAIGFALPLLAVHLAAPSALGFGDVKLAVSLGAALGLVDWRMSVAALCLASGLTAAVALVRRRSSLPFAPGLVVGAALVLLLPTLEGSLPWR, from the coding sequence GTGATCCCGGTGCTCGCAGCATCGATCCCGTGGGCGCTGGCCGAAGCCTGGTGGGTCGAATTCGGTGTGACCGCAGTGCTGCTGATCGCGGCCGGTGCCGCGCTCGTCGACTCGAGCACGCACCGGATCCCCGATCGGATCGTGCTCTGGTCGCTGGTGCCGACCGCCATCGTGATCGCCGCCCCAGCGATCGGCGGCGACGGCCCGACCGCCGTGCCCGGGGTGGTGTTCGGCGCGATCGGCTTCGCGCTGCCGCTCCTGGCCGTTCACCTGGCGGCTCCGAGTGCGCTCGGCTTCGGCGACGTGAAACTCGCCGTCTCGCTCGGTGCCGCACTCGGACTCGTCGACTGGCGGATGTCGGTCGCCGCGCTCTGCCTGGCCAGTGGACTGACCGCGGCGGTGGCGCTCGTGCGGCGCCGGTCCTCGCTGCCGTTCGCCCCCGGCCTCGTGGTCGGAGCTGCGCTCGTGCTGCTCCTGCCGACCTTGGAAGGATCACTCCCATGGCGATGA
- the msrB gene encoding peptide-methionine (R)-S-oxide reductase MsrB, which yields MSDTNVPSTDELKLRLTPQQFHVTQEAGTERPFTGEFWDTKDPGTYHCIVCGTELFDSDTKFDAHCGWPSFYESLGTDKIEYIEDRSLGMTRTEVRCANCHAHLGHVFPDGPPPTGNRYCINSASLGLERRPA from the coding sequence ATGAGCGATACGAACGTCCCCAGCACCGACGAGCTCAAGCTCCGCCTCACGCCTCAGCAGTTCCACGTCACCCAGGAAGCCGGCACCGAACGGCCCTTCACCGGCGAGTTCTGGGACACGAAGGATCCCGGCACCTACCACTGCATCGTGTGCGGGACCGAGCTGTTCGACTCCGACACCAAGTTCGACGCCCACTGCGGCTGGCCCAGCTTCTACGAGTCGCTCGGCACCGACAAGATCGAATACATCGAAGACCGCTCGCTCGGCATGACCCGCACCGAGGTGCGCTGCGCCAACTGCCACGCCCACCTCGGTCACGTGTTCCCCGACGGCCCGCCGCCGACCGGCAACCGCTACTGCATCAACTCGGCCAGCCTCGGCCTCGAACGCCGCCCCGCCTGA
- a CDS encoding ATPase, T2SS/T4P/T4SS family: MRFVTDRVATRLVEAIETDENDHQDGFAAGDRPLAGDSRRQQLLVGAWLSEEIAVLNQDRMHRGDPPMSEIADREVRARVVAELTGTGPLEPYMSDPAVEEIDVNGHASTWVTYSDGRKVDVGQLWDSSADLTAYQKRLARRMNGTGEGRLDTQSPMLTFQADDGSRVVMVLGGRSEHGISTHPRIAIRRFVLRHEGLDGLAGRGLFPVGLVPKLEAMIRCGFTVLVSGPPGAGKTTLLTELLGAVSPRERIITVEKNLLELRLEDDPRHPDAPALFTRHANAEGEGEITTRQLVELTRRLNPDRVVVGELVEDEALDMLDVASMCKRGSLATIHAHTSDVVVQRLAYYVSKSDTSLPEFAVWSLIAQTVDFVIHIDLVRNEERDDAPIRRVTSIIEIGGLGEGGGLATTEVWGIGESGELEQFAPLSARHLQRLRISGYDTRLFAPTGGW; encoded by the coding sequence GTGCGCTTCGTCACCGACCGCGTCGCAACCCGTCTCGTCGAAGCGATCGAGACCGATGAGAACGATCATCAAGACGGCTTCGCCGCCGGCGACCGCCCACTCGCCGGCGATTCGCGTCGTCAGCAGCTGCTGGTGGGGGCATGGCTCAGCGAAGAGATCGCCGTGCTCAACCAGGATCGGATGCATCGTGGCGACCCACCGATGTCCGAGATAGCCGATCGCGAGGTCCGAGCGCGCGTCGTCGCCGAGCTGACCGGGACCGGCCCGCTCGAGCCGTACATGAGCGATCCCGCAGTCGAGGAGATCGACGTCAACGGGCACGCGTCGACCTGGGTGACCTACAGCGACGGCCGCAAGGTCGACGTCGGGCAACTCTGGGACTCCTCGGCCGATCTGACGGCGTACCAGAAGCGGCTCGCTCGCCGAATGAACGGAACCGGCGAAGGACGGCTCGACACGCAGTCGCCGATGCTCACGTTCCAGGCCGACGACGGCTCACGTGTCGTGATGGTGCTCGGAGGACGCTCGGAGCACGGCATCTCGACACACCCGCGCATCGCGATCCGCCGCTTCGTACTGCGCCACGAGGGTCTCGACGGTCTGGCCGGACGCGGCCTGTTCCCGGTCGGGCTCGTACCGAAACTCGAAGCGATGATCCGCTGCGGCTTCACGGTGCTCGTGAGTGGTCCGCCGGGCGCCGGTAAGACGACGCTCCTCACCGAACTACTCGGTGCGGTGTCGCCTCGCGAGCGCATCATCACGGTCGAGAAGAACCTGCTGGAGTTGCGTCTCGAGGACGACCCTCGCCATCCCGACGCGCCGGCGTTGTTCACCCGCCACGCCAACGCCGAGGGTGAGGGCGAGATCACCACCCGTCAGCTCGTCGAGTTGACCCGACGTCTCAACCCCGACCGTGTCGTCGTCGGTGAACTCGTCGAGGACGAGGCGCTCGACATGCTCGACGTGGCGTCGATGTGCAAGCGGGGTTCCCTGGCGACGATCCACGCCCACACGTCCGATGTCGTCGTACAGCGGCTGGCGTACTACGTGTCGAAATCCGACACCAGCCTGCCGGAGTTCGCGGTCTGGAGTCTGATCGCCCAGACCGTCGACTTCGTGATCCACATCGACCTCGTTCGCAACGAAGAACGCGACGATGCGCCGATCCGCCGCGTGACGTCGATCATCGAGATCGGCGGTCTGGGCGAGGGTGGCGGCCTGGCGACGACGGAGGTGTGGGGCATCGGCGAGAGCGGCGAACTCGAGCAGTTCGCGCCGCTGTCGGCACGTCATCTGCAGCGGCTCCGGATCTCCGGGTACGACACCCGATTGTTCGCGCCGACGGGAGGCTGGTGA
- a CDS encoding DUF2207 domain-containing protein, which produces MIGGVSKIRHTIVGATIGGTTLLAGTGVIGGGSFPERFDAKTVVVAPVGDGLRITEFVDIDFGNEDRRGYERVIPNDFGAPIDVEASSPDANGDVGMADLVGSTRIRVGDPDTTFTGQHRYELSYTLPDARFDLLGLDLDIVAPKGGAFPGDDETGRFEVIVTGFVLDDTFCDIGSAGATGGCELVPTDDVGTYRAVIEPLEQDAGLSIGGTIVERTDPVDVEAPAIPERRDDPNTGLLALGVAALGTAGAVPVYRRARRRGRNEVFAGGAADAAYGDLPAPRLDGTVAPAPPVRLVADDDMADLATIEFVPPKGIEPWEASVLLDEQVGNDTVEAWISGLVAKKAIKISEEGDELSIRSGSDRKSLDEDDARLLSGILDIDDPYTTGTYDPQFAAAWSAIRTSLEERIASSGWWKHLPPGSGLRPKGSRSPFGLIMIVIFVLIWSGSAASAFFGAFRSLFPALALGLLLPAVVAYFVYRALLPARSAQGSALALRAESFRRFLHASEGKHVEWAWSQRILREYSAWAVALGEAEAWSKALENANVPERARAVAGPVIIVHSRGSSMRDTRTAPSSSGGGGGGYSGGGGVGGGGGGGSSGSW; this is translated from the coding sequence ATGATCGGTGGAGTCTCCAAGATCCGGCACACGATCGTCGGTGCGACGATCGGTGGCACCACGCTGCTGGCGGGTACGGGCGTGATCGGCGGCGGCTCGTTCCCCGAGCGGTTCGATGCGAAGACCGTGGTGGTCGCGCCGGTCGGCGACGGGCTGCGGATCACCGAGTTCGTCGACATCGACTTCGGGAACGAGGACCGGCGTGGCTACGAGCGGGTCATCCCGAACGATTTCGGCGCGCCGATCGACGTCGAGGCGAGTTCTCCCGACGCCAACGGCGATGTCGGTATGGCTGATCTGGTGGGGTCGACGCGCATCCGAGTGGGCGACCCCGACACGACGTTCACGGGGCAGCATCGGTACGAGCTCTCCTACACGTTGCCCGACGCCCGGTTCGATCTGCTCGGTCTCGACCTCGACATCGTCGCCCCGAAGGGTGGCGCCTTCCCGGGCGACGACGAGACCGGTCGTTTCGAGGTGATCGTGACGGGCTTCGTGCTCGACGACACGTTCTGCGACATCGGGTCCGCCGGTGCGACGGGCGGCTGCGAACTGGTGCCGACCGACGACGTCGGCACGTATCGCGCCGTGATCGAACCACTCGAGCAGGACGCCGGACTGTCGATCGGCGGGACCATCGTCGAGCGCACCGACCCGGTCGACGTCGAGGCACCAGCGATTCCGGAGCGTCGGGACGATCCGAACACCGGGCTGCTGGCGCTCGGGGTGGCGGCCCTCGGCACCGCCGGCGCGGTGCCCGTGTACCGCCGGGCTCGCCGCCGTGGTCGCAACGAGGTGTTCGCCGGGGGAGCGGCCGACGCCGCGTACGGCGACCTGCCGGCGCCTCGACTCGACGGCACGGTCGCCCCCGCGCCGCCGGTCCGGCTCGTGGCCGACGACGACATGGCCGACCTCGCCACGATCGAGTTCGTGCCCCCGAAGGGGATCGAGCCCTGGGAGGCATCGGTGCTGCTGGACGAGCAGGTCGGCAACGACACGGTCGAGGCCTGGATCTCCGGTCTCGTCGCGAAGAAGGCGATCAAGATCTCGGAGGAGGGCGACGAACTCTCGATCAGGTCCGGCTCCGACCGCAAGTCGCTCGACGAGGACGACGCGAGGTTGCTGAGCGGCATCCTCGACATCGACGATCCGTACACGACCGGCACGTACGATCCGCAGTTCGCGGCGGCGTGGAGCGCGATCCGCACCTCGCTGGAGGAACGCATCGCGTCGAGCGGCTGGTGGAAGCACCTGCCGCCCGGTTCGGGGTTGCGGCCGAAGGGCAGCAGGTCGCCGTTCGGGCTGATCATGATCGTGATCTTCGTGCTGATCTGGTCGGGATCGGCGGCGTCGGCGTTCTTCGGGGCGTTCCGGTCGCTGTTCCCGGCGCTCGCGCTCGGTCTGCTGCTCCCGGCCGTCGTCGCGTACTTCGTCTATCGAGCCCTGCTGCCTGCCCGGAGCGCGCAGGGTTCGGCGCTGGCGCTGCGGGCCGAGTCGTTCCGACGGTTCCTGCACGCGAGCGAGGGCAAACACGTCGAGTGGGCGTGGTCGCAGCGGATCCTTCGTGAGTACAGCGCTTGGGCGGTCGCGCTCGGTGAGGCCGAGGCCTGGTCGAAGGCGCTGGAGAACGCCAACGTGCCCGAGCGGGCGCGGGCGGTCGCCGGACCGGTGATCATCGTGCACAGCCGCGGGTCGTCGATGCGCGACACCCGGACCGCACCGTCGTCGAGCGGTGGTGGCGGCGGCGGGTACAGCGGCGGCGGTGGCGTCGGAGGCGGTGGTGGCGGCGGCAGCTCCGGCTCCTGGTGA
- a CDS encoding SAF domain-containing protein has product MAMSERRAADPPVAPADRSEPRGFRPASRRRSRLAAGAILAAIAIGGNVLLYASLDDQTEVLQLVRNVRAGEVVTSEDLRIVEVDLDPTVPSVAAGDIGLVVNRYARVYLPSGTLIFDQLVQSTPLVSDGAGVVAVEIRATRLPSGLSTRSQVLLVVVEGGSDELFVTEGRVVRRGTDGDEGGALSVEVAVADAPRVAAADDVRVVLIEPGVDPATERGANGG; this is encoded by the coding sequence ATGGCGATGAGTGAACGACGTGCGGCCGACCCGCCCGTCGCGCCCGCCGATCGATCCGAGCCCCGCGGTTTCCGGCCGGCGTCGCGGCGCAGATCGCGTCTCGCCGCCGGAGCGATCCTCGCCGCGATCGCGATCGGCGGCAACGTGTTGCTGTACGCATCGCTGGACGATCAGACCGAGGTGCTCCAGCTGGTCCGCAACGTCCGCGCCGGTGAGGTCGTCACCAGCGAAGACCTCCGCATCGTCGAAGTCGACCTCGACCCGACCGTCCCGTCGGTGGCTGCCGGCGACATCGGGCTCGTGGTCAATCGCTACGCACGGGTCTACCTTCCTTCGGGCACGCTGATCTTCGACCAGCTCGTGCAGTCGACACCGCTGGTCTCCGACGGGGCAGGTGTGGTGGCCGTCGAGATCAGGGCCACGCGGCTGCCGTCCGGTCTGAGCACGCGCTCGCAGGTGCTGCTGGTCGTCGTCGAGGGCGGGTCCGACGAACTGTTCGTGACCGAGGGCCGTGTCGTCCGGCGCGGGACCGACGGCGACGAGGGTGGCGCCCTGTCGGTCGAGGTGGCCGTGGCGGACGCGCCGCGTGTCGCTGCCGCCGACGACGTCCGAGTGGTGCTGATCGAGCCGGGCGTCGACCCGGCGACCGAACGAGGGGCGAACGGCGGATGA
- a CDS encoding dsRBD fold-containing protein, producing the protein MTSTTHHWDVRLELVEDDDHCYVTAHLDAGDRSLAGTGRSRRNPADPTVPKVGEELATARALHDLAHHLSHDAWTMIEDFSLRR; encoded by the coding sequence ATGACGAGCACAACGCACCACTGGGACGTGCGGCTCGAGTTGGTCGAGGACGACGATCACTGTTACGTGACGGCGCACCTCGATGCCGGGGATCGCAGCCTTGCGGGCACCGGTCGGTCGCGGCGGAATCCCGCTGACCCGACCGTCCCGAAAGTCGGCGAGGAACTGGCGACCGCTCGCGCGCTGCACGATCTCGCCCACCACCTGAGCCACGACGCGTGGACCATGATCGAGGACTTCTCGCTGCGGCGCTGA
- a CDS encoding type II secretion system F family protein, with the protein MSQFTTMIVLSVVGAIGLLVVVSGWMQPAPTLTRTIEHLRRPGTVSGVGHHGRSPRVVRPIVGFMSNQPRLLPSASELQLVNRTVEQHVVYLVIAAMTGLVGPPLVIAVLQGLGLVSLSVFVPLGASLVFVVVAPFVVHTVLVDEARTLRADLRYQVSAYLDVVTMLLAGNTGYEGALEQAAHAGDGRLFVELRRRVRESGARGSSLTDALQRTGIDLGLDELEQVAATAALSAAEGAPVARTLAAKCATLRSALSTEQESEARLRTSRLTTPIVGMALIFMALVMYPALNFS; encoded by the coding sequence GTGAGCCAGTTCACGACGATGATCGTCTTGAGCGTGGTCGGCGCGATCGGGCTACTCGTCGTCGTCAGCGGATGGATGCAGCCGGCGCCGACGCTCACTCGAACGATCGAGCATCTTCGGCGACCCGGCACGGTGAGCGGTGTCGGACATCACGGCCGGTCGCCGCGCGTGGTGCGGCCGATCGTCGGGTTCATGTCGAACCAGCCGCGGTTGTTGCCGTCGGCCTCGGAACTCCAGCTCGTCAACCGCACGGTCGAGCAGCACGTGGTGTATCTCGTGATCGCCGCCATGACCGGACTCGTCGGGCCGCCGCTCGTCATCGCGGTCCTCCAAGGTCTCGGACTGGTCAGCCTGAGCGTCTTCGTACCGCTGGGCGCGTCGCTCGTGTTCGTTGTCGTCGCACCGTTCGTCGTACACACCGTGCTCGTCGACGAGGCACGGACACTGCGTGCCGACCTGCGCTATCAGGTCTCGGCATACCTCGACGTCGTGACGATGCTGCTCGCGGGCAACACCGGCTACGAGGGAGCGCTCGAACAGGCAGCGCACGCGGGTGACGGTCGGCTGTTCGTCGAACTGCGGCGACGGGTACGCGAATCGGGCGCACGAGGATCGAGCCTCACCGACGCGCTGCAGCGCACGGGTATCGACCTCGGCCTCGACGAGCTGGAGCAGGTCGCGGCGACGGCGGCCTTGAGCGCAGCAGAGGGTGCGCCGGTCGCGCGTACGCTGGCGGCGAAGTGCGCCACCCTCCGCTCGGCGCTGTCGACCGAACAGGAGTCCGAGGCGAGATTGCGGACGAGTCGGCTGACGACGCCGATCGTCGGCATGGCGCTCATCTTCATGGCCCTCGTCATGTACCCGGCCCTCAACTTCTCGTGA
- a CDS encoding DUF4097 family beta strand repeat-containing protein, protein MSLATSTSVPTLLFAAFAAVALAGCGVNVSLGGDATVRTDEQTLPATGIDTLDVTTDNGAVEVRVGGIDEITIETIRREEHDGDAESTIEVDGDRVVVTGDCDSRWWDTCSVGFVITVPSETDVDVTTSNGRVVASGVDGDVTIETDNGAIEATALGGGHVVTSTDNGRIRLTFDDAPGSVSAHTDNGSISIRLPDDGNRYSVDADNDNGTVDVDVDTDREAERHVVARSDNGSIDIGYRTT, encoded by the coding sequence ATGTCACTCGCGACCTCGACCTCCGTCCCCACCCTGCTGTTCGCCGCGTTCGCCGCCGTGGCACTCGCGGGGTGCGGCGTCAACGTCTCACTCGGCGGCGACGCCACGGTCCGGACCGACGAACAGACGCTCCCGGCCACGGGCATCGACACGCTCGACGTGACCACCGACAACGGAGCGGTCGAGGTCCGTGTCGGCGGGATCGACGAGATCACGATCGAGACGATCCGGCGTGAGGAACACGACGGCGACGCCGAATCGACCATCGAGGTCGACGGCGACCGTGTGGTGGTCACGGGCGACTGCGACAGCCGTTGGTGGGACACGTGCTCGGTCGGCTTCGTGATCACGGTGCCGTCGGAGACCGACGTCGACGTCACGACCTCCAATGGACGGGTCGTGGCATCGGGCGTCGACGGCGACGTCACGATCGAGACCGACAACGGAGCGATCGAGGCAACGGCGCTCGGCGGCGGTCACGTGGTCACATCGACCGACAACGGCCGGATCCGACTGACGTTCGACGACGCTCCGGGGTCGGTCAGCGCTCACACCGACAACGGTTCGATCTCGATCCGGCTCCCCGACGACGGCAACCGCTACTCGGTCGACGCCGACAACGACAACGGCACCGTCGACGTCGACGTCGACACCGACCGCGAGGCCGAACGTCACGTGGTGGCACGATCCGACAACGGGTCGATCGACATCGGTTACCGAACGACCTGA
- a CDS encoding LLM class F420-dependent oxidoreductase, which produces MDIGAVIPHNEIGNDPGAIKAFAQGAEELGITHLMIYDHVVGVDRNRPGGFVGPYDSDTAFHEPMVLFGFLAACTERVGLVTAIVILPQRQTVLAAKQAAEVAILSGNRLKFGIGVGWNTVEYDALNENFENRGKRQEEQVELMRRLWTEDAFSFEGEFHSFEHASILPRPTEPIPILFGGSAPAVLDRCARMGDGWLPLGIPNEKSVDRIAEMRRVREATGKSWDDFEIRPQAQWSGETPERWQNHAQRWKELGATHIAVATHNAGETDVDGHLARIAEYQAAVADVVG; this is translated from the coding sequence ATGGACATCGGTGCGGTCATCCCCCACAACGAGATCGGCAATGACCCGGGTGCGATCAAGGCGTTTGCGCAGGGAGCGGAGGAACTCGGCATCACCCACCTGATGATCTACGACCACGTGGTCGGGGTCGACCGCAACCGGCCCGGTGGGTTCGTCGGGCCGTACGACTCGGACACCGCGTTCCACGAGCCGATGGTGCTGTTCGGGTTTCTCGCGGCGTGCACCGAACGGGTCGGTCTCGTCACCGCGATCGTGATCCTGCCGCAGCGCCAGACCGTGCTCGCCGCGAAGCAGGCGGCCGAGGTGGCGATCCTGTCGGGCAACCGGCTGAAGTTCGGGATCGGTGTGGGGTGGAACACCGTCGAGTACGACGCGCTCAACGAGAACTTCGAGAATCGCGGCAAGCGGCAGGAGGAGCAGGTCGAGCTGATGCGGCGCCTCTGGACCGAGGACGCCTTCAGCTTCGAAGGCGAGTTCCACTCCTTCGAACACGCGAGCATCCTGCCCCGGCCGACCGAACCGATCCCGATCCTGTTCGGCGGATCGGCGCCGGCCGTGCTCGATCGCTGCGCCCGGATGGGCGACGGGTGGCTCCCGCTCGGGATCCCGAACGAGAAGTCGGTCGATCGCATCGCGGAGATGCGCCGGGTCCGCGAGGCGACGGGCAAGTCGTGGGACGACTTCGAGATCCGGCCGCAGGCCCAGTGGAGCGGCGAGACACCCGAGCGGTGGCAGAACCATGCGCAGCGGTGGAAGGAACTCGGAGCGACCCACATCGCGGTCGCCACGCACAACGCCGGCGAGACCGATGTCGACGGTCACCTCGCTCGCATCGCCGAGTACCAGGCGGCCGTCGCCGACGTCGTCGGCTGA
- a CDS encoding alpha/beta hydrolase, with amino-acid sequence MSDRTAPPSPLLRMMESRAVFELGAVAAASPLLRLIGRGDQHPVLILPGFLAGDPSTAPLRSVLRGQGYWVHGWQLGRNLGPTQHVIDGLVDRLTTLYERHERPVSLIGWSLGGIYARRLARRFPHMVRQVITLGSPFRIDPDADRSAVSSLYDRLKPTHAITIDEVLPGMDAGALAVPATAIYTRTDGVVRWWQCLESIGHERENIEVRASHTGLGFHPAVVYAISDRLAQPIGEWKPFRAPLGFGHQYPHPADWMPGESRTVA; translated from the coding sequence ATGTCGGATCGCACCGCACCGCCGTCGCCCCTGTTGCGGATGATGGAGTCGCGAGCGGTGTTCGAACTCGGTGCGGTCGCGGCCGCCTCGCCGCTCCTCCGCCTGATCGGTCGCGGCGACCAGCACCCGGTGCTGATCCTGCCGGGGTTCCTGGCCGGCGACCCGTCGACGGCGCCGCTCCGGTCGGTGCTCCGCGGGCAGGGCTACTGGGTGCACGGGTGGCAGCTCGGCCGCAATCTCGGCCCCACCCAACACGTGATCGACGGGCTCGTCGACCGTCTGACGACGCTGTACGAACGCCACGAACGACCGGTCAGCCTGATCGGTTGGAGCCTCGGCGGCATCTATGCCCGTCGTCTGGCACGGCGGTTCCCCCACATGGTTCGTCAGGTGATCACGCTCGGCAGCCCGTTCCGCATCGACCCCGACGCCGACCGCAGCGCCGTCTCGTCGCTGTACGACCGGCTGAAGCCGACCCACGCGATCACGATCGACGAGGTCCTGCCCGGCATGGACGCCGGCGCGCTCGCGGTCCCCGCCACGGCGATCTACACCCGGACCGACGGCGTGGTGCGGTGGTGGCAGTGCCTCGAGTCGATCGGCCACGAGCGCGAGAACATCGAGGTCCGCGCCAGCCACACCGGGCTCGGTTTCCACCCGGCGGTCGTCTATGCGATCAGCGATCGACTCGCGCAGCCGATCGGGGAATGGAAGCCGTTCCGGGCGCCGCTGGGGTTCGGACACCAGTATCCGCACCCCGCCGACTGGATGCCCGGCGAGTCCCGCACCGTCGCCTGA
- a CDS encoding M23 family metallopeptidase: protein MLDLRSIARIVALISALAGASGGLVEAARSAIDRPTVTDDWAARGDVRPVGEPGRPTSTPYGVPVADGAAAGWGDTHSTYPATDIFVGCGAALVSPVRGTVLEVRRVDSYDPAVDNPATRGGRFVAILGWDGVRYYLAHFDTIEPDLAPGDVVEIGQTLGTMGDTGRTSACHLHFSISPPCPGKEWSVRRGVVWPYPYLDAWRRGEQLSPVAEVDGWLAANPSACVDAMDDPFAPDA from the coding sequence ATGCTCGACCTGCGATCGATCGCGCGGATCGTGGCCCTGATCTCGGCGCTCGCCGGCGCGTCCGGCGGCCTGGTCGAGGCAGCACGGTCCGCGATCGACCGGCCGACCGTGACCGACGACTGGGCGGCACGCGGCGACGTCCGACCTGTCGGCGAGCCTGGACGACCGACGTCGACGCCGTACGGGGTTCCGGTCGCCGACGGTGCCGCCGCGGGTTGGGGCGACACCCATTCCACCTACCCGGCGACCGACATCTTCGTCGGCTGTGGCGCCGCCCTGGTCTCACCGGTCCGGGGCACGGTGCTCGAGGTCCGCCGAGTCGACTCCTACGATCCGGCCGTCGACAACCCGGCCACCCGCGGCGGGCGTTTCGTCGCGATCCTCGGGTGGGACGGTGTGCGGTACTACCTCGCCCACTTCGACACGATCGAACCCGACCTCGCGCCCGGCGACGTCGTCGAGATCGGTCAGACGCTCGGCACGATGGGCGACACCGGCCGGACGTCGGCCTGCCACCTCCACTTCTCGATCTCACCGCCGTGTCCCGGCAAGGAATGGTCGGTGCGACGAGGCGTCGTCTGGCCGTATCCGTATCTCGACGCGTGGCGACGGGGCGAACAGCTCAGCCCGGTGGCCGAGGTCGACGGATGGCTCGCGGCGAATCCGTCGGCCTGTGTCGACGCGATGGACGACCCGTTCGCCCCCGACGCCTGA